The DNA sequence CAACAGTGGTTTTTTTTCTTATAAAACCTATTTTGTCTCCTTCACCAACTGTAGTATAGTCATCCCCGTAAAGGCGGATTGCTATATGACTACTATGACTTATGATACAGGCATGTGCGGCTATTTGAGTTCCCTCACCGATAGATAAACCACCTGATCCATCCAACACTGCAAAATGACCAACAAACACGTTATCTGCCATATCAATTCCTGGCTTATTTTGCAAGATGGCTGTGTTGCTTATTCGAACTCTTGGTAATTTATCTTGATTTGAATTAACGAATCCCCACTTCATTTTGGAGTCGATTAAATTATTACTAGCATAATATTTCCAGCTTATTCTTTTCACAATTGAGAAAAAAATATGCTTAATTGAGTTCTTCAATGACATCATTTACGGTTTTTACAACATCAATGACCACTTCTTGATTTAGATCACTATAAATAGGTAGACGAATAAGGTTTCTACTTAATTTCGTAGTAAAAACATCTTCTCCTGAAAAGTGACAGATCTGAACTCCTTTTGGGCTTTTATGAAGGGGTGGATAATGAAATGCAGTCTGAATTCCTTTCTGAAGTAATCGTTCAGCAAATTGTTCAACG is a window from the Lewinella sp. LCG006 genome containing:
- a CDS encoding acyltransferase, whose amino-acid sequence is MMSLKNSIKHIFFSIVKRISWKYYASNNLIDSKMKWGFVNSNQDKLPRVRISNTAILQNKPGIDMADNVFVGHFAVLDGSGGLSIGEGTQIAAHACIISHSSHIAIRLYGDDYTTVGEGDKIGFIRKKTTVGKFVFIGTGAKILPGVTIGNYAVIGAGAIVVSDISEFSIVVGNPARVIGDTRKLDASFLSEYPSLQVSYLKEMAN